A part of Aspergillus oryzae RIB40 DNA, chromosome 7 genomic DNA contains:
- a CDS encoding uncharacterized protein (predicted protein): MDPLSIGTGVIAIATLAAQTCSALSDLRSLCQSLPGRLHAVNNEVADLNFVLFQVSLTIEDRACLPENNLSALSHLLNRADVKLHEIKDIVVQLTDACRASRSPIFKAHAWRKEQGRLQMLQEDIRTIKANLNIMLGASNSYVMQRWFYR; the protein is encoded by the coding sequence ATGGACCCGCTCTCGATAGGCACAGGTGTTATTGCGATCGCGACCCTCGCTGCTCAAACATGTTCCGCCCTCTCGGACCTGAGGTCGCTTTGCCAAAGCTTACCAGGTCGGCTTCATGCGGTGAACAATGAGGTTGCTGACCTTAacttcgtcctcttccaagTCTCCCTAACTATCGAGGACCGAGCTTGTCTTCCTGAAAACAACTTGTCGGCCCTCTCGCATCTTTTGAACCGCGCAGATGTAAAATTGCATGAGATCAAAGACATAGTCGTTCAACTGACCGATGCTTGCCGTGCTTCTCGGAGCCCCATATTCAAAGCACACGCATggcgaaaagaacaaggcAGGCTACAAATGCTCCAGGAAGATATCAGGACGATCAAGGCAAATCTAAACATAATGCTTGGTGCTTCTAACTCGTATGTGATGCAGCGTTGGTTTTACAGATAG
- a CDS encoding putative diacylglycerol O-acyltransferase (DgaT) (sterol O-acyltransferase/Diacylglycerol O-acyltransferase), translating into MNLRLIIENSMKYGVLICIRCHDYRKQDVILGSMLFVIVPCQLFIAYVLELAVAGRVKETVGRKKKDKSAEDGEREQREFRTIWRFALSFHILNTLLNLAVTSYVVYYYIHHPGIGTLCEVHAIIVALKNWSYAFTNRDLREAMLNPSAESALPEIYSSCPYPRNITLGNLVYFWLAPTLVYQPVYPRSPEIRWSFVGKRMFEFTSLSIFIWLLSAQYAAPVLRNSIDKIAVMDITSIFERVMKLSTISLIIWLAGFFALFQSFLNALAEVLRFGDREFYLDWWNSSSLGMYWRSWNRPVYLFMKRHVYSPLIGRGYSPLTASTVVFLVSALLHELLVGIPTHNMIGTEMPCECVALVGMLFQLPLIAITAPLEKMKDPSGKVIGNSIFWVSFCVVGQPLGALLYFFAWQAKCEMFSRPPLFKSGTVVTILIKLFSESLGRVRRRKYTYLIWMPPLALYFDWLSICNREALKFNVIHHSCLGNVNTDVGSSALRMEINFAEFLTSKNPALFMLLDPTAPRENNQKINQHAVIGVALGAIPVLSFIHGLVVSGFRKEAKVPYPHTYATVEQCKSNAKAEQFNCAQRAHANFLENAPQTILYTLVAGLKYPQLATALGAVWFVARSLFLYGYVYSGKPQGKGRFLGGFFWLVQGALWGLSVFGVGKDLISF; encoded by the exons ATGAATCTCCGATTGATTATTGAAAATTCTATGAAA TATGGCGTCCTCATCTGCATTAGATGCCATGACTACCGGAAACAAGATGTCATCCTTGGTTCAATGCTCTTTGTCATTGTCCCTTGTCAGCTATTTATTGCATACGTTCTTGAGTTGGCTGTAGCAGGGCGAGTCAAAGAAACTGTTGgccgaaagaagaaagacaaatcAGCTGAGGATGGCGAGCGTGAACAACGTGAATTCCGGACGATTTGGCGGTTCGCCTTATCTTTTCATATCCTCAATACCTTGCTGAATCTCGCGGTGACAAGCTATGTCGTTTATTATTACATCCATCACCCAGGGATCGGGACGCTCTGCGAAGTTCATGCGATTATTGTAGCGCTCAAGAATTGGTCCTATGCATTCACCAATCGTGATCTCCGCGAAGCGATGCTTAATCCATCTGCGGAGTCCGCCCTTCCCGAGATTTACTCTTCATGCCCTTATCCACGGAATATTACGCTTGGGAACTTGGTGTACTTTTGGTTGGCACCCACGCTGGTTTATCAGCCAGTTTATCCCAGGTCACCCGAAATCCGATGGTCGTTTGTGGGCAAGCGCATGTTCGAATTTACAAGCTTGTCTATATTCATATGGCTTCTCTCCGCCCAGTACGCTGCTCCTGTCCTGCGAAATTCTATTGACAAAATCGCTGTCATGGACATTACTTCCATCTTTGAACGAGTGATGAAGCTATCTACCATCTCCCTCATCATTTGGCTTGCTGGTTTTTTCGCTCTTTTCCAGTCATTCTTGAATGCCCTCGCTGAAGTGCTGCGGTTTGGAGACCGAGAGTTCTATCTCGACTGGTGGAACAGCTCCAGTCTTGGTATGTACTGGAGATCTTGGAACAGGCCTGTCTATCTCTTCATGAAGAGGCATGTGTATTCGCCTCTAATTGGGCGGGGATATAGTCCTTTGACGGCAAGCACTGTTGTCTTTCTAGTTTCCGCTCTTCTGCACGAACTGCTTGTGGGGATTCCTACCCATAATATGATAGGTACTGAGATGCCCTGCGAAT GCGTCGCCCTCGTAGGAATGTTATTTCAGCTGCCACTGATCGCCATCACCGCCCCATTagaaaagatgaaagatCCTTCGGGGAAAGTAATTGGAAATTCAATATTCTGGGTTAGCTTTTGCGTGGTTGGACAGCCTTTGGGGGCACTGCTgtatttctttgcttggcaGGCGAA ATGTGAGATGTTCAGTCGGCCACCGTTATTCAAATCAGGCACAGTAGTTACTATCCTTATCAAATTGTTCTCAGAGTCCCTCGGTAGAGTGAGACGGAGAAAGTACACGTATCTCATATGGATGCCTCCCCTGGCGTTGTACTTTGATTGGTTGTCAATCTGCAACCGAGAGGCACTAAAGTTCAATGTTATACATCACTCGTGTT TGGGCAATGTGAATACGGATGTCGGTTCGTCGGCACTCCGAATGGAAATCAACTTTGCCGAGTTCCTGACGTCAAAGAACCCAGCACTATTTATGCTTCTAGATCCCACGGCACCTcgagaaaacaaccaaaagaTCAATCAACA TGCCGTTATTGGCGTCGCGCTTGGAGCTATCCCTGTGCTCAGCTTTATCCATGGATTAGTTGTGTCGGGTTTCCGCAAGGAAGCCAAAGTTCCCTACCCTCACACCTATGCGACTGTCGAACAGTGCAAGTCGAAT GCTAAAGCCGAACAATTCAACTGCGCTCAGCGCGCGCACGCCAACTTCCTCGAAAATGCTCCCCAGACCATACTCTATACTCTGGTTGCAGGTCTGAAATACCCCCAGCTGGCTACCGCTCTTGGCGCCGTCTGGTTCGTGGCTCGCTCGCTCTTCTTGTACGGATACGTGTACTCGGGCAAGCCACAGGGTAAGGGAAGGTTCCTTGGAGGATTTTTCTGGCTTGTGCAGGGAGCTTTGTGGGGCCTGAGTGTATTTGGTGTTGGAAAGGATCTTATCTCGTTCTAA
- a CDS encoding WD40 repeat domain-containing protein (polyadenylation factor I complex, subunit PFS2), which yields MAFYDDSGADSQPFGRPQKPYEGGIVGPRRPRLVTDYGSSLVQWMRTRRPRYKGGHRMETERPSASYIVDMLPPLARIHSPVDTIPVRHLHQSIGKSKKPITVVRWTPEGRRLLTGGHTGEFMLWNGTAFNFETVMDAHYDQLQAGVTSLAWSHSHDWLISGGQKGDIKYWRPNFNNVETIDDAHHDAVRDLAWSPSDTKFLSASDDTTLKIFDFTSRTADTVLTGHNWDVKSCDWHPTKGLLVSGSKDHQVKFWDPRTARCLTTLHSHKNTVTATRFSRVNQNLLATSSRDQTARVFDLRMMRDICILRGHEKPVSSLTWHPIHSSLISTGSEDGSLYHYLLDEPNVPSGQIPTIAPYDSPDPANTPAQVIYPAHRVQYAHSATIWSLDWHPLGHILASGSKDNFTRFWSRARPGETSYMKDRFHIGEEAAEAQGTWSRGFGRRQMREEEEQELQDEAESLVDQRKPTGSVLPGIQIAPPGGTPHNDGLGSQLLPGIGAPQPPPAPSAGIPSSMPQMDPNRLAALLSTQGAPQPNSIPPNTGFPGFPMLPALSGTPPANVDLAELQKQLMSQGIPLPQNFAPQHFSPLPGTGGLPGLQGSNTPDNPYGR from the exons ATGGCATTTTACGACGACTCTGGGGCCGACTCCCAGCCATTTGGAAGACCTCAAAAACCCTATGAGGGTGGAATTGTGGGACCACGGCGACCAC GGCTTGTCACTGATTATGGATCGTCACTCGTACAATGGATGCGCACACGGCGTCCAAGATATAAGGGCGGCCACCGAATGGAGACAGAGAGGCCAAGCGCAAGCTACATAGTTGAT ATGCTGCCTCCATTAGCACGAATCCATTCCCCTGTGGATACCATCCCCGTACGACACCTACACCAATCCATTGGAAAGTCAAAGAAGCCGATCACAGTCGTGAGATGGACCCCGGAAGGGAGGCGTTTATTGACGGGTGGGCACACTGGAGAATTTATGCTATGGAATGGAACAGCATTTAACTTCGAGACTGTGATGGAC GCACATTACGACCAACTGCAAGCTGGAGTTACTTCGTTGGCATGGTCCCACAGCCATGACTGGTTAATTTCGGGCGGACAAAAAGGTGATATAAAATATTGGCGGCCTAATTTCAACAATGTCGAGACCATTGATGACGCGCATCATGATGCGGTTCGAGATCTTGCGTGGTCTCCCAGCGATACGAAATTTCTCTCCGCTTCTGACGATACGACTCTGAAGATCTTTGATTTCACCTCAAGAACCGCCGACACCGTCCTTACCGGTCATAACTGGGACGTCAAATCATGCGATTGGCACCCTACGAAAGGACTTCTCGTCTCTGGTTCGAAAGACCACCAAGTCAAATTCTGGGATCCCCGCACAGCAAGATGCTTGACAACACTCCATAGCCACAAGAACACAGTAACCGCAACGAGGTTTTCGCGTGTGAATCAAAATCTTCTCGCAACATCATCTCGTGACCAGACAGCCAGGGTTTTCGATCTACGTATGATGCGGGACATTTGTATTCTTCGTGGACATGAGAAgcctgtttcttctctaaCATGGCACCCCATCCACAGCTCACTCATCTCGACGGGGAGCGAAGACGGTTCGCTGTATCATTACCTTCTTGACGAGCCGAACGTGCCCTCTGGACAGATTCCGACAATAGCACCTTACGACAGTCCGGATCCTGCGAACACACCTGCGCAAGTAATCTACCCTGCCCACCGGGTCCAGTATGCACATAGCGCTACTATTTGGTCACTGGATTGGCATCCACTAGGCCATATACTTGCGTCCGGCTCGAAAGACAACTTCACTCGGTTTTGGTCTCGAGCAAGACCGGGAGAGACTAGCTACATGAAAGATAGATTCCATATCGGAGAGGAGGCCGCCGAGGCCCAGGGAACCTGGAGTAGGGGTTTCGGAAGGCGACAAATgcgcgaggaagaagaacaagaattACAGGATGAAGCCGAGAGCCTCGTTGATCAGAGGAAGCCGACCGGgtctgttcttcctggaaTACAGATCGCACCTCCTGGCGGAACGCCTCACAACGACGGGCTAGGCTCGCAACTACTACCAGGTATTGGCGCTCCCCAGCCGCCACCAGCACCATCAGCCGGTATACCTTCATCTATGCCTCAAATGGATCCCAACCGCCTAGCCGCTTTGTTGTCTACCCAAGGGGCCCCTCAACCCAATAGTATTCCTCCAAACACGGGATTTCCCGGGTTCCCCATGCTTCCTGCTCTCTCAGGAACGCCACCCGCCAATGTTGACCTTGCAGAGCTTCAAAAGCAGCTCATGTCACAGGGCATTCCACTACCGCAGAATTTCGCTCCCCAACACTTTTCCCCCTTACCGGGTACCGGAGGCCTCCCTGGTTTGCAGGGTAGCAATACACCCGACAATCCTTATGGAAGATGA
- a CDS encoding protein-S-isoprenylcysteine carboxyl O-methyltransferase (farnesyl cysteine-carboxyl methyltransferase), producing the protein MMAQNTTPSSSSIPLDPILPNSSSSFSINRTSSATMPTSTSKPPPLDPSNYPNGKKSLAGISLRAFLIGTTLGLSISLTIVLRFLETPLWRIPFFLASLSLFHFLEYYVTAAYNTRYASISAFLLSSNGWAYNVAHISAALECLLAHRFWPTAAYLNWGILAPGLKIQVVLGLVFMIVGQVVRTLAMVQAGSNFNHTVQVERKEDHSLVTHGIYAMLRHPSYFGFFWWGLGTQLVLGNVVCFIGYTLVLWRFFSSRIFRKFCPLLPYFFVRMCVALVLIWICA; encoded by the coding sequence ATGATGGCCCAAAATACAActccctcatcctcttccattcctttgGACCCTATACTGCCCAACTCGagctcctccttctccatcaaccGAACCTCATCAGCAACGATGCCTACCTCAACATCCAAACCACCTCCCCTCGACCCCTCCAACTACCCCAATGGCAAAAAGTCTCTCGCCGGAATTTCACTACGTGCATTCCTAATCGGCACGACCCTCGgcctctccatctccctcaCCATTGTCCTCCGCTTCCTTGAAACGCCCCTTTGGCGtatcccattcttcctcgcctccctctccctcttccacttcctcgaATACTATGTAACAGCCGCCTACAACACCCGCTACGCCAGCATTTCcgccttcctcctctcttccaatgGCTGGGCATACAATGTCGCGCACATATCTGCCGCCCTGGAATGTCTCCTAGCCCATCGCTTCTGGCCGACCGCCGCCTACCTGAACTGGGGAATTCTCGCACCAGGCCTAAAGATTCAGGTTGTGCTAGGCCTCGTCTTCATGATTGTTGGCCAGGTCGTTCGCACGTTAGCGATGGTGCAGGCGGGAAGTAACTTTAACCATACGGTGCAGGTCGAGCGGAAGGAGGATCATAGTCTCGTTACGCATGGTATCTACGCCATGCTGCGTCATCCCAGCTACTTTGGGTTCTTTTGGTGGGGATTAGGGACGCAATTGGTGCTGGGGAATGTGGTTTGTTTTATTGGATATACCTTGGTGCTGTGGAGGTTCTTCTCTAGTCGGATCTTTCGTAAGTTTTGTCCCCTACTCCCTTACTTCTTTGTTCGCATGTGTGTTGCTTTGGTACTAATATGGATTTGTGCTTag
- a CDS encoding sugar O-acetyltransferase (acetyltransferase (isoleucine patch superfamily)) yields the protein MDYGFNVKAGEGVFINANCHIIDTCLVTIGARTMFGPNVHLYSGTHPLDPALRNGTKGPESGKEIHIGEDCWLAGNVTVLPGVTIGKGATIGAGSVVTKDVPAFHLALGNPARVVRKIETAMEGESSS from the exons ATGGACTACGGGTTTAATGTGAAGGCGGGTGAAGGCGTCTTTATCAATGCCAACTGCCACATTATCGACACCTGTCTGGTGACGATCGGGGCACGGACCATGTTCGGTCCCAATGTGCACCTGTACAGCGGAACTCACCCTTTGGACCCTGCCCTGCGCAATGGGACCAAAGGCCCCGAATCGGGAAAGGAGATCCATATCGGTGAGGATTGTTGGTTGGCCGGGAATGTCACTGTTCTCCCCGGGGTGACAATCGGGAAGGGTGCAACTATTGGAGCTGGAAGTGTGGTCACGAAG GATGTCCCTGCTTTTCATTTGGCCCTGGGCAATCCAGCAAGGGTTGTTCGAAAGATTGAGACCGCAATGGAGGGGGAATCGTCAAGTTAG
- the pex8 gene encoding putative peroxisomal membrane protein Pex17 (predicted protein) produces MASARSLGALLRSLQSASELQDAFALLPTATGLLSVLANPLNISLLASQLLVAPSIWDHAVDLHACRKILSVFNTAAMAIIRNEESDDPRIPYTKPVKIEREAWVKAVVSGADEKSPRWRHMLLIGGVLLGFEAQDRQGLPLSVRKKLESALVTAAQLAIEELDPHNKIDGLCITMVLNYTFPLLSDLERSNLNYDRLLPVMIDATFSSPEGLEGGYFLGTIDKDIVEAPGKRFQWSAQSDTFIRVSAISSSPLISALGPLSRLIAHAIENVHDPGLIARSVDHIADFVRTLMIQWRQNKLSEVDKAEEVDFLDAESLKTTIPGLWKLLRNSLYSTVIVLRAVLGRIINDHILAANKSAPFLSMQALHILRNLYFITSRVGQNTSSQHMFVTLTAVDILAQYPDLSENFLRSIKPNEIGQIPAHPLERCLDLYFLNTSELFTPVLSPKFSEDVLVCAAVPYLPAGGDNNLLEIFEAAHSVVLAVFAIPGNAQVAAKHLPFYIDNLFAVFPDNLSIRQFRLAFRTVLQVTAPPSPIANTERHLPSILLEVLHDRALHASNKILPQPADHGAGSETSKTPPLSEQAALTLSLIDGLSFLRVEDLEEWLPLTAQLINTIRESEMRTACVERFWEALSSGEMDVERACYCVAWWSTKGGRELVLFGNEPGAAESDPHGPYMSGAVGGVAPERESKL; encoded by the exons ATGGCATCAGCGCGCTCTTTGGGCGCTCTTTTACGATCGCTCCAATCTGCATCCGAACTTCAAGATGCATTTGC CCTGCTCCCCACGGCTACCGGCCTCTTGTCAGTGCTCGCAAATCCATTGAATATTAGTTTGCTTGCATCACAACTGCTTGTGGCCCCTTCAATATGGGATCATGCAGTCGACCTCCACGCTTGCCGGAAGATACTCAGTGTATTCAACACAGCCGccatggccatcatccgaAACGAAGAATCCGATGACCCAAGGATACCATACACTAAACCTGTGAAGATAGAACGAGAAGCATGGGTCAAAGCTGTTGTCAGTGGGGCGGACGAGAAATCTCCGCGTTGGAGGCATATGCTTCTAATCGGAGGAGTCCTTCTAGGCTTTGAAGCACAGGATAGACAAGGCTTGCCTCTCAGTGTCCGTAAAAAGCTTGAGTCGGCCCTTGTAACTGCTGCGCAGCTTGCTATCGAAGAGCTAGATCCCCACAACAAGATCGACGGTCTTTGCATCACTATGGTCTTGAACTATACGTTTCCATTGCTGTCCGACTTGGAGAGGAGCAACCTTAACTACGACCGGCTATTGCCGGTAATGATAGATGCGACATTTTCATCGCCGGAGGGTCTCGAGGGAGGATACTTTTTAGGGACAATTGATAAAGATATTGTTGAGGCACCAGGGAAGCGCTTCCAATGGTCCGCACAATCTGATACTTTCATCCGCGTGTCAGCAATTTCCTCCAGCCCCCTCATCTCGGCGCTAGGGCCACTGTCCCGACTTATTGCACATGCAATTGAGAATGTGCATGACCCGGGACTCATTGCGCGGTCAGTCGATCATATTGCGGATTTTGTCCGCACACTAATGATCCAATGGCGCCAGAATAAGTTATCCGAAGTTgacaaggccgaggaagtGGACTTCTTGGATGCGGAATCATTGAAGACAACTATCCCAGGATTATGGAAACTACTTCGCAACAGCTTGTATTCGACCGTGATTGTCCTTCGAGCTGTTCTTGGGAGAATCATCAACGATCATATTTTGGCTGCGAACAAAA GTGCACCTTTCCTATCGATGCAAGCGCTTCACATACTCCGTAACTTGTACTTTATTACGTCTCGTGTTGGACAAAACACTTCGTCTCAACATATGTTTGTGACTTTGACAGCGGTGGATATTCTCGCGCAATATCCGGATCTAAGTGAGAACTTCTTGCGAAGCATCAAGCCGAACGAAATCGGCCAAATCCCCGCCCATCCCCTTGAAAGATGCCTCGATCTATACTTTTTGAATACATCAGAACTTTTCACACCCGTCTTGTCTCCAAAATTCAGCGAAGATGTTCTCGTCTGCGCCGCGGTTCCCTACTTGCCCGCCGGGGGGGATAACAATCTTCTTGAGATTTTCGAGGCTGCACATAGCGTGGTTCTCGCAGTGTTTGCGATTCCAGGGAACGCACAGGTAGCAGCCAAACATCTTCCATTTTACATTGACAATCTTTTTGCT GTATTCCCAGACAATCTGTCCATCCGCCAGTTCCGCCTCGCTTTTAGAACCGTCCTCCAAGTCActgctcctccgtcgccAATTGCAAACACGGAACGTCACCTGCCCTCTATTCTGCTTGAAGTCCTTCACGACCGGGCACTGCACGCCTCGAACAAGATCCTACCGCAACCTGCCGACCATGGAGCTGGATCAGAAACCAGCAAGACGCCACCGCTCTCGGAGCAAGCTGCTCTCACACTTTCTTTAATCGATGGTCTGAGCTTCCTTCGGGTGGAAGACTTAGAAGAATGGCTGCCCTTAACGGCCCAACTTATCAATACTATTCGCGAGTCTGAGATGCGTACCGCTTGCGTTGAACGGTTCTGGGAGGCCTTGAGTAGTGGCGAGATGGATGTCGAGCGGGCTTGTTACTGCGTAGCCTGGTGGAGCACTAAAGGTGGGCGTGAACTCGTTCTCTTTGGTAACGAACCCGGTGCTGCTGAATCGGACCCCCATGGCCCTTATATGAGCGGTGCAGTTGGAGGAGTTGCACCGGAAAGAGAGAGTAAACTCTAA